One window from the genome of Bacillus weihaiensis encodes:
- a CDS encoding cell wall hydrolase, producing the protein MKKFIIKLVAVSTLALSLTAMATPDTKANAATTHQVQSGDTLWLLGKKYGVSVQTLMSTNKKSSHLLFVGEKLTIPSTLTSYEMDLLARLVHSEAKGEPYAGKVAVASVVLNRVDSSLFPNTVKDVIYQKDQGYFAFSPVQNGTINQVADASAKEAVKEALAFRGMGKGSLYFYNPKTATSTWITSREVTITIGNHRFAK; encoded by the coding sequence ATGAAAAAATTCATTATAAAACTTGTTGCTGTTTCAACATTAGCTTTATCGCTCACTGCGATGGCCACTCCTGATACGAAAGCTAATGCTGCAACAACACATCAAGTGCAATCAGGAGATACATTATGGTTACTAGGTAAAAAATATGGTGTATCTGTTCAAACATTAATGTCAACAAATAAGAAATCGTCTCATTTATTGTTCGTAGGTGAAAAGTTAACAATTCCATCCACTTTAACTTCTTATGAGATGGATTTGTTAGCACGTTTAGTACATTCTGAGGCGAAAGGTGAACCATATGCTGGGAAAGTAGCAGTAGCTTCTGTGGTCCTAAATCGTGTAGATAGTTCTTTATTCCCTAATACTGTAAAAGACGTTATTTACCAAAAAGATCAAGGGTATTTTGCGTTCTCACCAGTACAAAATGGGACAATTAATCAGGTAGCTGACGCTTCAGCAAAAGAAGCGGTCAAAGAAGCCTTAGCTTTTAGAGGAATGGGAAAAGGATCATTATACTTCTACAATCCAAAAACAGCTACAAGTACATGGATTACATCAAGGGAAGTTACAATAACGATTGGAAACCATCGTTTCGCAAAATAA
- a CDS encoding Ger(x)C family spore germination protein, translating into MTQRRLLLVIISLSFLAGCVEKEILDDINLVTGTGFDLTDEGNIRGSAVINTYLKDQPVADYIITDESELSRDILSNLQKKSPDPLVLGKIDIVLFGEGLGKRGITELVDTLQRDASIGARLLLAVTRGDAKEVLEGEFANQGASRYISNLILHNKLNQDLPRTNLHLFLYQYYSKGQDMFLPIIKKNEENGAVEIDGLALFDHKKVVGEIPNDKLLFFKVLTDQYTKGAYKLKLEDGEAAGIKSIVSSMKLNVVSTEPLKVQLEVYLEGYIHEYTGKKITPEVTDKVEKTFEQEMKTETEALIEYFKELTIDPIGIGEEIRSQSRSFKLDNWRERIPELTVEIIPEVIISESGVID; encoded by the coding sequence ATGACACAAAGAAGACTTCTTCTAGTAATTATTTCACTGAGTTTTCTTGCAGGATGTGTTGAGAAAGAAATCCTGGATGATATTAATCTTGTTACAGGGACTGGCTTTGACTTAACGGATGAAGGCAATATTAGAGGCTCTGCTGTAATCAATACGTATCTTAAAGATCAACCAGTAGCTGATTACATCATTACAGATGAATCTGAACTTAGTAGAGACATTCTTTCCAATCTTCAAAAAAAATCTCCTGATCCACTTGTACTAGGGAAAATTGATATCGTACTATTTGGTGAAGGTCTTGGTAAAAGGGGAATTACCGAATTAGTGGATACTTTACAACGAGACGCTTCAATTGGTGCAAGACTCTTATTAGCGGTTACACGAGGAGATGCTAAGGAGGTTTTAGAAGGTGAATTTGCAAATCAGGGTGCTTCTAGATATATATCAAACTTAATTCTACATAATAAATTAAACCAGGATCTTCCTAGAACCAATTTACATCTGTTCCTTTACCAGTACTATTCCAAGGGACAGGATATGTTTTTACCAATAATAAAAAAAAATGAAGAGAATGGTGCTGTTGAAATTGATGGGTTAGCTTTATTTGATCATAAAAAGGTTGTTGGTGAAATACCTAATGATAAATTACTTTTTTTTAAGGTTCTTACAGATCAATATACAAAAGGTGCTTATAAATTAAAGCTAGAAGATGGAGAAGCAGCGGGAATTAAAAGTATCGTATCTTCAATGAAGCTAAATGTTGTTTCTACTGAGCCTCTTAAAGTACAATTAGAAGTTTATCTTGAGGGATATATTCACGAATACACTGGAAAGAAGATAACTCCTGAAGTGACGGACAAAGTCGAAAAAACATTTGAACAAGAAATGAAAACAGAAACGGAAGCATTAATAGAGTATTTTAAGGAATTAACTATTGATCCAATCGGAATTGGAGAAGAAATACGCTCACAATCAAGGTCATTCAAGTTGGATAATTGGCGAGAAAGGATACCTGAGTTAACTGTAGAAATTATCCCTGAGGTAATTATATCAGAATCCGGTGTAATCGATTAA
- a CDS encoding spore germination protein: MTYEGGDEKPTLVQLIARFRTSSDFVQYEADTDKVKYWVSYIRTLVDLKTFEQSILPIVKSDKWDKLEDLKKSIPVENIIITIDTDVIKEKLLAGYIVISLSEYGLPSALIKATINKARDVSLPEVEFSVVGPKEAFVESLESNINLIRKRITNEKLRVYELNVGDLSKTKVAVLYVDDVCDEQNVHTMIQRIRDIKFDQISDSSFITQMISDNHNSPFPQLLDTERPDRVSSILAEGKIGVMVDGSPHVLIGPTTLVEFFSAFDDYFYNWINASFFRLIRLFAVAFSILVTPIYVATLTYHYELIPNDLLNTLISSRREVPLPPILEALFLELTIELLREAGARLPTKVGQTIGIVGGIVIGTASVEAGLTSNILLIIVALSALASFTTPIYAMGNTIRMLRFPFLFFAEWLGLLGIVLCFCFLMTHLLRLTSLGRPFLEPIYPPRTIDMKDALIRLPFSLMSKRPQQLRTEKPKRFSAKNARKNKDIDE; the protein is encoded by the coding sequence ATGACCTATGAGGGTGGAGATGAAAAGCCAACACTAGTCCAGCTTATTGCTCGGTTTAGGACATCCTCCGATTTTGTCCAGTATGAAGCCGATACGGATAAGGTAAAATATTGGGTTTCGTATATTCGTACGCTTGTAGATTTAAAAACATTTGAACAGAGTATTTTACCGATTGTTAAGTCAGATAAGTGGGATAAGCTAGAGGACTTAAAAAAATCCATCCCAGTAGAGAATATAATCATTACAATTGATACGGACGTTATTAAAGAAAAGCTCTTAGCAGGCTATATTGTGATCAGTTTAAGCGAGTATGGACTTCCTAGTGCTCTAATTAAGGCAACCATTAATAAAGCGCGTGATGTGTCACTACCAGAAGTTGAATTCAGTGTTGTTGGTCCTAAAGAAGCATTTGTTGAATCCTTAGAATCGAATATTAATTTAATTCGAAAAAGAATTACGAATGAGAAATTAAGAGTGTATGAATTGAATGTGGGGGATCTATCAAAAACAAAGGTCGCCGTTCTTTATGTGGATGATGTTTGTGATGAACAAAATGTACATACAATGATTCAACGGATTCGTGATATTAAATTTGATCAAATTAGTGATAGCTCGTTTATTACACAAATGATTTCAGATAATCATAATTCACCATTTCCGCAGTTATTGGATACAGAAAGACCAGATCGAGTTTCATCCATTTTAGCGGAAGGGAAAATAGGTGTAATGGTTGATGGATCTCCTCATGTACTAATAGGTCCAACAACACTTGTTGAATTTTTCTCAGCCTTTGATGATTATTTCTATAACTGGATAAATGCTTCTTTTTTCCGATTAATTCGTTTATTTGCAGTTGCTTTTTCTATATTAGTAACGCCAATATATGTAGCAACTTTAACGTATCATTATGAATTAATTCCAAATGATCTTTTAAATACGTTGATTTCTTCGAGAAGAGAAGTGCCTCTCCCTCCAATATTAGAGGCGCTCTTCTTAGAATTAACGATTGAATTGTTACGTGAAGCAGGAGCACGACTACCTACAAAGGTTGGTCAAACAATTGGTATCGTTGGTGGGATTGTCATTGGAACAGCATCTGTTGAAGCCGGTTTAACAAGTAATATTCTTTTAATAATTGTTGCTCTATCTGCATTAGCATCCTTTACAACGCCTATATATGCAATGGGTAATACGATAAGGATGCTCCGATTTCCATTTCTCTTTTTTGCAGAATGGTTGGGGCTCTTAGGAATCGTCCTTTGTTTTTGCTTTTTAATGACCCATTTATTGCGATTAACATCTTTAGGAAGACCGTTCTTAGAGCCAATTTATCCACCACGGACAATTGACATGAAGGATGCGCTAATAAGATTACCCTTCTCGTTAATGTCCAAACGACCACAACAACTTCGTACAGAAAAGCCGAAGCGATTCTCTGCTAAAAATGCTCGTAAAAATAAGGATATTGATGAGTAA
- a CDS encoding GerAB/ArcD/ProY family transporter, whose amino-acid sequence MIRIAERFQVSHFLVFYLIHSLQFGVGVLGYQRIVAEKSGNDAWIAVILAGFIVHISLWMIYRTLRHSNGNIITLHKEVLGKWVGGFFSLILALYFGFGAITVLRTYIEIVEVWMFPDLNVWIFSIFFLLLVFYIISGGFRVVAGISFFGIVLPMYLLFTFLFPIQFSDFSNLLPIFNHSVKDIAISTKHMSLTIIGFEALLVFYPFIKNIEKSKKWAHLAVVFSTFIYTLVIIISLIYFSEEQLQKNVWATLTIWKIVEFPFVERFEYIGIANWCLIILPNVCLSLWCASRCLKDAFKFNQKYTLVVILLIALLTNTLSKTREQISLLNDVVGEVGFYIIVGYIPFMFVVTWISRKVKENKA is encoded by the coding sequence ATGATTAGAATTGCAGAGCGATTTCAAGTATCTCACTTTTTAGTGTTCTATTTAATCCATTCTCTTCAATTTGGAGTTGGGGTACTTGGGTATCAGCGAATAGTAGCCGAGAAATCTGGAAATGATGCATGGATCGCAGTCATACTAGCCGGTTTCATCGTTCATATATCCTTATGGATGATCTATAGAACACTTCGTCATTCCAATGGGAATATTATTACTCTTCATAAAGAGGTTCTAGGTAAGTGGGTAGGTGGGTTTTTTAGTCTAATCTTAGCATTATATTTTGGTTTTGGAGCTATTACCGTTTTGCGGACATATATAGAAATAGTTGAAGTATGGATGTTCCCTGACTTGAATGTGTGGATCTTTTCTATTTTCTTTTTACTGCTCGTTTTTTATATCATAAGTGGAGGGTTCCGAGTCGTTGCAGGTATTTCTTTCTTTGGAATAGTTTTACCAATGTATTTATTATTTACGTTTTTATTCCCAATTCAGTTTTCAGATTTTAGTAATCTTTTGCCGATTTTTAATCATTCCGTAAAGGATATAGCAATCTCTACAAAACATATGTCTTTAACAATTATCGGGTTTGAAGCATTGCTTGTTTTTTATCCATTTATCAAAAATATAGAAAAATCAAAGAAGTGGGCTCATTTAGCTGTTGTGTTTAGTACATTTATCTATACATTGGTGATCATCATTTCCCTTATTTATTTTAGTGAGGAACAATTACAAAAAAATGTGTGGGCCACACTTACAATTTGGAAAATTGTCGAATTTCCTTTTGTGGAAAGATTTGAATATATTGGAATCGCCAACTGGTGTTTAATTATTTTACCAAATGTTTGCTTGTCACTGTGGTGTGCAAGTAGATGTTTAAAGGATGCGTTCAAATTTAATCAAAAATACACTTTGGTTGTAATTTTGCTAATCGCATTGTTAACCAATACACTTTCTAAAACGCGAGAACAAATAAGTCTACTTAATGACGTTGTTGGTGAGGTTGGGTTTTACATTATTGTTGGCTATATTCCTTTTATGTTTGTAGTGACGTGGATTAGTCGTAAAGTAAAGGAGAATAAGGCATGA
- a CDS encoding polysaccharide biosynthesis protein has protein sequence MNSFVKGTLMLVIAAFFSECLEFFINMILARELGEEGMGLYMSILPIIFLIVILASLELPISISKFIAEKKQETHYSMLRHTLFITVFLTIVITTLALIIFPNLELFNGYHPYVKWLFILLIPIVSFSSIAKGYFIGVQHMGKIAITNFIKKVIQLVFLFWLFQSFSFHLDSALLIALASLIGSELLICTYLVAVYIIEYQSLKKGKVSKISGRSVRKALFSVSFPTTGLRLFHSLTHAIQPFLVKTALIASGFSSVMATEHYGLLAGVAMSIGFFPAFIGHSLMIMLIPNVSESYANHDYPKLIRLLKQSMYITFVYGSISIIIMYLFAEPLTHLFFDSSSSAFYLKLLWPYFLFHFFVIPMQAYLIGLGLVKEALFHTIWSHIISFSMMYILGSIESMQMKGIILGMNLGAVLLMLMHYVTICQKLGVSVYFMRKKVTY, from the coding sequence ATGAATTCATTTGTAAAAGGAACGTTAATGCTAGTAATTGCTGCTTTTTTTAGTGAATGCTTAGAATTTTTTATTAATATGATTTTAGCAAGAGAGCTAGGTGAAGAAGGGATGGGCTTATATATGTCGATCCTGCCGATTATCTTTTTAATCGTCATCTTAGCTAGTCTAGAGCTACCGATCTCTATCTCAAAGTTTATTGCTGAAAAAAAACAGGAAACTCATTATTCAATGCTACGACATACTCTATTCATCACAGTTTTCTTAACGATAGTGATTACTACACTTGCTTTGATTATCTTTCCTAATCTCGAGTTATTTAATGGTTATCACCCATATGTTAAATGGTTATTTATCTTGCTTATTCCGATTGTTTCTTTTTCCTCTATTGCGAAGGGCTATTTTATCGGGGTACAACATATGGGGAAAATTGCGATTACAAATTTTATAAAAAAAGTGATTCAGCTCGTATTCTTATTTTGGCTGTTCCAGAGCTTTTCGTTTCATTTAGATTCAGCCCTATTAATTGCATTAGCTTCACTTATTGGCAGTGAGCTCCTTATATGTACCTACTTAGTTGCGGTTTATATCATTGAATATCAATCGTTAAAAAAGGGAAAGGTGTCTAAAATAAGTGGACGAAGCGTTAGAAAGGCGCTATTTTCTGTTTCGTTTCCCACTACTGGCTTACGTTTATTTCATTCACTAACACATGCTATCCAGCCTTTTTTAGTAAAAACAGCATTAATTGCTTCTGGGTTTTCAAGTGTCATGGCTACAGAGCATTATGGTTTATTAGCTGGAGTTGCCATGTCGATTGGCTTTTTCCCAGCCTTCATAGGACATTCTCTCATGATCATGTTAATACCAAATGTGTCAGAATCCTATGCTAACCACGATTATCCGAAGCTCATTCGGTTATTAAAGCAATCAATGTATATCACTTTTGTATATGGCTCCATTTCGATTATTATCATGTATCTTTTTGCTGAACCATTAACGCATTTATTCTTTGACTCATCAAGCTCAGCCTTTTACTTAAAACTACTATGGCCATATTTTCTTTTTCACTTCTTTGTCATTCCAATGCAGGCTTATTTGATTGGCTTAGGACTTGTAAAGGAAGCGCTTTTCCATACAATATGGTCACATATTATTTCCTTTAGCATGATGTATATATTAGGCTCGATTGAATCGATGCAAATGAAAGGAATTATCCTAGGTATGAACTTGGGGGCTGTACTTCTCATGCTTATGCATTATGTGACAATTTGTCAAAAGCTTGGAGTTAGTGTTTATTTTATGAGGAAGAAAGTAACATACTAA